TGTGCACAAATGGTACGGCAAGTTCCATGTGCTCAAAAACATCAATCTTAATGTCGGAGTCGGGGAAAAAATTGTTGTATGCGGCCCATCGGGTTCGGGAAAATCAACGTTAATCAGATGCATCAACCGGCTGGAGGAACACCAGCAGGGGGAAATCATCGTTGAGGGAATAGAGCTTTCCCATGATATCAAGAACATCGAAATCATTCGGCGCGAGGTGGGCATGGTCTTTCAGCATTTTAACCTGTTTCCGCATCTGACGGTGCTTGAGAACTGTGCCCTTGCTCCTATATGGGTCCGCAAGATGCCTCTTGCGGAGGCAAACGCAACTGCCATGAAATACCTGGAAAGAGTCAAGATTCCCGAGCAGGCGGACAAGTACCCGGGTCAGCTCTCCGGGGGCCAGCAGCAGCGCGTGGCGATAGCGCGAAGTCTCTGCATGAAACCCCGGATACTGCTGTTTGATGAACCCACATCGGCACTTGACCCTGAAATGATCAAGGAGGTGCTGGACGTGATGATTCAGCTGGCAAGCGAAGGGATCACCATGATATGTGTGA
Above is a genomic segment from Candidatus Dadabacteria bacterium containing:
- a CDS encoding amino acid ABC transporter ATP-binding protein, producing the protein MRDVHKWYGKFHVLKNINLNVGVGEKIVVCGPSGSGKSTLIRCINRLEEHQQGEIIVEGIELSHDIKNIEIIRREVGMVFQHFNLFPHLTVLENCALAPIWVRKMPLAEANATAMKYLERVKIPEQADKYPGQLSGGQQQRVAIARSLCMKPRILLFDEPTSALDPEMIKEVLDVMIQLASEGITMICVTHEMGFARTVGDRVIFMDNGEIIEENNPDDFFLNPQHERTKLFLSQILDH